GTGGACTACTTATCACCTTTTCAATGAGTGGTGATAAGTAAGGCTTAATACAGGCGGCCTCCTGATCAAAGCTGTCTGTAACATCCAGATCCGCCTGCCCATAACAGGTGCCTTTATCTATCTGAGGTGTTGTATGTCGTATCAGGTAAATCTCCATAGTTTGGTGAGAGGCAAATAGCAAACCAAGTTAACTAAAGTATAAAACTGATGAACTATACATTGAAAACAAAAAACATTTTATAAAAAGAAGGGGAGCGATTCGCTCCCTTTCTAACGTTTAGAAATTAAACCGGAAACCTCCGTAGCCATTAAAGCCGGGGGCATTGTATCCATAAATTTCATTGTAATGCACATCGCCAAGATTGCGCAGGTCTGCAAAGATCTTTAAGCGGTTCTTCAGCAAAGCATATTCTGCATAGAAGTTGATCAATAGGTAATTGTCAAGCGTTAATTCTTTCTGCTCATATGTAGGCGGAGGGAAAGTAACGTCTTTGTTTTTGCCGATAGCATTTGCCTGTGCACTGATATACAGGGCTTTTGTTAATTGGCTACCCCAAGAGATGTTTAACTGACTCTGTGGACGGCGATACAGGTTAAAATAGGTAGTGTCTTTAGTTGCAGCTTTTGTATGTACTTCGCCATCTACATATGAGTACATTACTTTAGCCTGTAGTTGTTCAATAATCTTCCACTTAGCTTCCAGCTCAAAACCATGATCTTTTTGTTTGTCCTGGTTTATGTATTGCGATTGCATAGTAGCACTGTTAAAGCCAAAGTTGATCACATCATTGATGGTTCGGTTAAAGTATGTAGCTCTGACATTCGCTTTTTCATCTTTAGTAAAGAACTGTAAGCCGCCTTCCCATGTAATAGAGTTTTCTGGATCAAGGTATCTATTACCATAATTGGAGAACAATTGGTATAAGCCGGGCGTTTTATAACCAGATGAAAGATTAGCAAATACTTTCCATTGTTCATGTATCAAATAAGAAGGGTTAAGGTTAAAAGCAAAGTGACTACCGTATTCAGAGTGATGATTGAATCGGCCACCGCCTTCTAGATTGAACCCGTTTCCAGAATTAAAGTTCAACGAAGCATAAGCACCTAATTGATTATGATGTACACTATCGCTGCTTAAGTTTGGCACCCATACAGAACCTGATATTTGATCTGTATTAGAGCTACGGAAATCTATACCACTTGTTAGTGTTAGTTTGTTAAATGGAATAACGGCAAAGGCTTCTGCATAATGCTCATTGGCCTTATAGGAAGAGGCCGTAGTAGGTTGCTGATAGCCACGGTCTACCTTGTTATAGTTATAAAGCACATTTAATTTGGAGGCCCCCAGTTTCAATTCATTGCGGACACCAGCTTGCAGGTTTTCTACTGTATAGAAATAGTTCTCGCCATCGGTAAAGCCGCCGGCATCGTAACCACCTTTGTTCTTAGAATAGCGGACATAAGGTTTTACAACAAGTATGCTATTGGCTTGTATACGAAGGTTAGCCTGAAAAGCGTGCTGCTTCAAACCGTCTTTATCAAAGGTTTTTGTTGCTGATGTTGGCTGTTCTGCTTCAGAGATGCCATCTGTGTTAGAATAGCTGTAGCCTATTGAATAATCAAATTGTTTCTGCTTGCCATTCAAGCCAACATTAGCATGCAATGTGTTGAAGCTTCCATAATTGAAAGCACCATAGCCACCGAAAGGCTTTGTGCCACTTTTGCGTGTGATGATGTTGATCACACCGGCAATGGCATCGCTTCCATAGAGTGTGCTTTGGCTGCCTTTCAATATCTCTACACGTTCTACCTGGTCAATGGAGATCTGGCGGATGTCGAAGTTGCTGCCAATACCAGATGCATCATAAACAGGTACACCATCAATAGTGATAAGGGTGTGCTCTACACGGCCACCGCGGACATAAATACTTTTATCTTTAGCAGCGTTGCTATTGGCGCCATTAATGTAAATGCCGCCTTGTTCTGTAATCAGTTGTGATAGGTCGCGACCGCCTGCACGCTCAATGTCCTGACGGCTGATAATTGTAACTACTTTACCTGTCAAAGATGTTTTGTTAGGGTACTTGTTAGCGGTTACTACTACTTCGTTTAAAGTGTGCCCAGTGGTGTCGGCTTGGGCCATGAGTTGGCTGCTGGTAATTAATGCAGCCACAGCAAAAACTTTTCTCATTACGGTTAAAATTCTTTGTGACTGCTTTCGGAAAAGAATAAGGTAGAAGTGTAAAGCGCTGTTGCAGCCTGACATTTCCTGCTTTTCACCCGAAAGCGTAAATGGTTTTATGGAAAGTGGCAGGTCTTCTGGCTTGCTCCGTTGTTGCTCGTCTTCCCATCTGCCAGAAGCAGACAGTGACATTGTAGTACAACAACTCTAAAGGAGTTTACAGCTACGGGGATAGCGCCGGAATTACACCGGACTTCCCTTTTAATGATTCGCCTGAGGCGGATCAACCAATTTCTGGGCGCAAATGTATAGGTAAGAACGTGATGAAGCCAAATCTTTTTGTTTGAGAGTGGTGCAGGGGCGTGGGGAAAGGTTTCGCACAGAGGACAGGAGAAAAGGAGGAGAATATCGAACAAGGAACAAGGAATAATGAATGAAGAAGTGGAGAAAAGGCACAAGGGGCAAGAAACAAGGAACAAGAAAGGAAATGCTCAACGCTCAATAATCAATGATTAGAAATGAATAATGATTGATTATTAATGGAGGCGGTAAATAAAAAATCACCCCTTAAGTGGAGGGCTTGTTCTTCAATCCATTCCTTCTTAAAAGCCTCTGTGTCCCTTCCTGTCTCTGTGGTTCCCCTTCTGCGCCGATCGGCGCCATCTGCGGGACACCTGTGCGCAGGCCCTCCCCTTTAGGGGCCGGGGGCGTGCGGCTGGCCAATGACTATTGACTACTGACCATTGACTTTCTTTCTGTGGCCTGTCGTCTGTGGACCGTGGACTTCTTCTCACAGTTCATAGCTCGCAGCTATTCTCTTTTTCTCTGTGCGAAACCCTTTATTAGTATTCACATATGACGAATGCTCCAAATTCCTAGCTTTTCTCCTAACTTCAGCGCATGAGTACAAAACCAAAACTGGGTCTGTTCGACCTGACGATGATTGTAGTGGGTCTGGTAATCGGTATGGGCATCTTCCGCACTGCTTCTGATGCCGCCAGTGCAGCTATTACACCGGGCGTATTTTTCTTTGCCTGGGTGGCCGGTGGCTTGGTGGCTTTGTGTGGTGCATTGACCTATGCCGAGATAGGGTCGCGCTTTCCGGTAACAGGTGGTTACTATAAGGTATTTGCCGAGTGTTATCATCCATCCATAGCCTTTGCCATTAACTGTATCATTCTCATTTCCAATGCCGCCTCTATGTCGGGTGTGGCCCTAATTGGTAGTGAATATATTTCGCAGGTGATTTTTGATGTGGAGCCTACGGCTACTACCAAGGCAATGATTGCAATGATCCCCATTCTTATCTTTTATGGTATTAACCTAATGGGGCTGCGTATGAGTGCCAAGACACAAAATGTACTCATGATCATCAAGATCTTGATGCTGGTACTGTTGATCAGCTCTTTGTTCTTTACCATTGGGAAGGATACACCGGCATCGGCCGTTGCTGTAACGACTACCTATAGCTGGAGCGATTACATCAAATCGTTTGGAGTGGCCTTGATTGCTGTTTCGTTTACTTATGGAGGCTATCAGCAGACCATCAATTTTGGAGACGAAGTTGAGAATCCAAGACGTACCATTCCACGTGGTATTTTTATTGGTATCATCTTGATTATCACCTTGTACCTGGCGGTAAGCTTTGCTTACTATAAAGCCATTGGTTTTGAGAATTTAAAAACCTCTAGAGGCATTGCTTCTATTGTAGCCGAACAAATGTTTGGTCCTACCGGTAGGTATGTGGCTTCTATTCTTTTGTTCATTGCTGTACTGGCCTATGTGAATGTATTGCTGTTAAGCAATCCGCGCGTGATGTATGCTATGAGTACGGATGGTATTTTGCCTCCTGCCTTTAAGAAGAAGAATGAACAGAAAGATGTGCTCACCATTAGCTTAACTGCATTTGCCGCCATTGGAATTATTGTGCTGTTTTTCGCTAAGACTTTTGATAAGATATTAGGCTTTACCATTTTTCTGGATTGTATTGGTATGGCCACATCGGCTGCTACCATTTTTATTTTGCGCAAGCGTACACGTCACCTGGATGGTACCGGTATTTATAAAATGGCCATTTATCCCGTAATGCCGCTGATCTTTATTGCAGCGTATATATTCGTCGGTATCAGTATCTGGGTGAGTACGCCGGATCTGGCATGGACAGCCATAGCTGTATTTGCGGCCTTCTTGCTCATTTACTTTTTGGTAATGGGTGTTAAGAAGAAAGAGATCAAAGGGAGTTTAGAAAAAAAAGAAACGTACGAGCATCATATAAATCAATAGTTTTTTAAGACGAATCAACCACGTAACACATGCCTTTTCATTCAGAAGATCCCAGTTCAGATTTATCTTACATCATCAACGAGCTTGGCGAGGACCGCGAGCATTATTTCAATGCCATGGCGCCGCCAATTATGCAGACCAGCAACTTTGCCTTTCATAAAGTGGAAGATCTGCGTAAAGCGTTTGAAGATGAAATGAGCGGCTATTTGTATAGCCGGGGCTTGAATCCTACTACTGATATCTTGCGTAAGAAATTGGCAGCCATGGATGGGGCAGAAGATTGCCTTGTGTTTGCCAATGGCGCTGCGGCCATTTTTGCCGGGGTGCTTCCTTTTGTAAAAGCGGGTGATCATATTATTTCGGTACGACACCCCTATACCTGGGCGCAACGAACGTTTGATGTTATCTTACCACGCTTTGGTGTTAGCACTACTTACGTAGATGGTTATACGATTGAGGAGTTTGAAAAGGCATTACAACCTAATACAACCTTTATCTATTTAGAGTCGCCTAACTCATGGACCTATGCTATTCAGCCCATTCAAGAAGTGGCAGCACTAGCTAAAAAACATGGGATCATTACGCTGATTGATAATAGCTATTGCACCCCGTTGTATCAAAAACCTTTTGAGCTTGGCATTGACCTGTGTATGCAAACTGCTACCAAGTATATTGGCGGACATAGCGATACGCTGGGTGGTGTGCTAACCGGTACACACAAACACATGAAAAAGATCTTTGATAGTGAGTACCTGAATATTGGTAGTGGTATTGCGCCATTTAATGCCTGGCTGTTGATACGTGGTTTGCGTACACTGCCAGCACGAATTGAACGGATCACGCGCAGCACACAGCAAGTACTGTCGTATTTGAAGCAGCATCCTAAAGTGGACAAGATCTTGTTTCCTTTAGATGAAACTTTCCCTCAGTATAGTTTAGCAAAGCAACAAATGAAGGGAGCCTGTGGCCTGCTAACCTTTACTGTAAAGGAGGGAACTATGGAGCGGATCACAAACCTTTGCGAGTCGTTGCAACACATTTTAATGGCAGTAAGCTGGGGAGGGCATGAGTCATTGATACTACCCAAATGTGCAGGTATACGGCCTTCTCATTTTGATCCGAACAAAGTGGAGCATCAATATATTCGCTTGTATGTAGGCTTGGAAGAACCTGGTTATCTGATACAGGACCTGGAGCAGGCGTTAGATAAGATTTAACAGAGCGGCTTCCATTTTACTTTATTTTTATATTATGAAGCAACCATTACTTTGCTTACTGCTTTTAATTGGTGGCAGTACGGTCTTTGGGCAGGAAAAATGGGACCTGCAAAAATGTGTTACGTATGCTATAACCAATAATATATCTGTACGACAAGCAGATCTGCAAAGTCGTTTTTCCAAATTAGATGTACATCGGAATGAGTTATCGAAATACCCTGGCGCTACTTTTCAAACCAGTGTAGGTTACCAGTTTGGTCGTTCAGAGAACCCCACTACTGGTGTATTGGAGGACAGAAACTTTTTAAGTTCCGGTATACAGCTACAAACAAACGTATCTCTATTCAACTGGTATTCCAAAAAGAACACCATAGAATCATCACGACTTACCAACCAGGCTGATGTGGCGCAGGTAAAGAAAGTGCAAGATGATGTGGCACTCAATGTAGCCGTTGGATATTTGCAGGCGCTGTTGGCAAAAGAGCAGGTAAAGATTGCCAGCATTCAAGTACAACAAAACATTGCCCAATTAGAGTTAACACGTAAGCGGGTGAACGCAGGTGCATTGCCTGAATTAAATGCGGCTGAATTAGAAGCACAGGTAGCGCTGGATAGTTCCAGTTTGATTACTGCTCAATCGCAAGTAGAACTACAACTGCTACAGTTAAAAGCCATCTTGAATTTAGATGCTGCTGCTCCTTTTGATATAGAAGCGCCTCCGGTAGAAATGATTCCTATTGAGCCCTTGGCGGAATTGCAACCTGATCGAGTTTATCAGTTGGCTATAGTAAACCTGCCACAGCAAAAAGTAAATGACTTACGCTTGCAAGCCAATCAGGAAGCCGTGCGGGCAGCCCACGGTAGTATGTATCCTACGCTTTCGGCATATGGTGGATTGGCTAGTAATTATGTTAATCTGCAAAGTACCCAAAAAATAGTGCCTGTGCCTAGTGCTCCCACTGCGGCTACCGTGACGGTAGATGGCACTACCTATCCAGTATATGCCCCTAGTTCAAATTTCTTGTATGGCGTAACTCCATACGGTGAGCAATTACGCAACAACTTTGGTCAGAATATTGGATTGGCACTCAGTATCCCCATTTTCAATAATGGAACATTGCGTACGAACTGGGAGCGCTCCAAGTTGAATGTGCAGCAGGCTCAATTAAATATTGAAAGTAGCAACCAGACGCTGAAACAGGATATTTATAAGGCGTATAATGATGCTGTTGCATCTTTACAGAAGTTCACGGCTAATCAAAAAGCGGTTACTTCTGCTGAAAAAGCCTTTACATTTTCACAGAAGCGTTACGATTTGAGCCTGATGTCTACTTATGAACTGCTGAACAGTCAGAATAATTTGTTGCGTGCCCGTACACAGTTGCTGTTGGCACAGTTTGATTATGTGTTCAAGATGAAGTTGCTGGAGTTTTATAAGGGGCAGGGGTTGAAGTTGTGAGGGTGATGAGTTTACAAGTTTACATGTTCACAAGTTTGATTGTTAATAAAGCAGGTGAATTATGTAAGCTAAGCATGGATATTAATGTGAAAGATCAAATGCCAGATAAGTGTTGTTAAGTTAAATTGAGGGACAGGTCATTTTCGTCTTTTAACAGGTGAACTAGTGAACTCGAAAACTTGTGAACTTTTCATTTGAGACGCTAACCTCAATAAGAAAAAACATACTTTAATAAGTTACAATGTTCTTATATGAATAAAACAGTAAAATGGATATTAATTGGCGTAGGTGGCGTAGTGGCTTTATTGGCTATTATGAAATTTACGGCTGGCGCTTCTGACAGCGGGGTGAAAGTGGCGGTGGAGAAGGCTGCTAAACGCACCATTGTGGAAACAGTGAATGCCAGTGGTAAAGTATATCCAGAGATTGAAGTAAAAGTAAGCCCGGATATTTCGGGTGAGATTGTAGACCTGACTGTTCAGGAAGGCGATAGCGTTAGGAAAGGACAGGTGCTGGCACGTATCTATGCCGATATTTATTCCTCTCAGCGCGACCAGGCAGCAGCGCAGGTGTCACAGTCGCAAGCCTCTGTTGCCAATAGTTCTGCAGCTTTAGAATCTTTGCGCGCACAATTGGAGCAAGATCAACAGGCTTATACACGCAACAAGCAACTGTTTGACGAGAAAGTTATATCGAAGTCAGAGTTTGAGCAGTATGAAACCAAGCTGCGTTCATCACAGGCCCAGTTTAATGCTGCCCAACAAAATATCCGCGCCTTACAAGCTGGTGCACTAAGCACCAGCACGCAATTGCAGATGGCCAATAAAAACTTAGGACGCGCCACTATCGTAGCTCCTATGAGTGGCGTGATTTCAATGCTGAATGTAAAGAAAGGTGAGCGCGTAGTAGGAACCGCACAAATGGCTGGTACAGAAATGATGCGCGTAGCCGATATGGCTACTATGGAAGTAAGGGTAGATGTAGGTGAGAATGATATTGTAAAGATCAGTATTGGCGATGAGGCAGATGTGCAAGTGGATGCTTATAATAACCGTAAGTTTAAAGGACAGGTTACACAGATTGCCAGCAGCACAAAAACAGGCACGGCAGCTGTTACCTCAAATGATGTAACCAATTACGAAGTTCATATTCGCTTAGATCCTAGCTCCTATGCTGACTTGATGGAACCAGGAAAGTCTAAAAAATTTCCTTTCCGTCCCGGTATGAATGCCAGTGCCGATATTAAAACAAAACGAAAAGAAAATGTCATTGCGGTACCTATAACTTCGGTAGCGGCACGCATAAAAGGAAGTGATAAGAATATTGATCAAAAGAAAAAAGAAGCCAAACGTGGTAAAGATGAAAGTGAAGAAGATGCTGTGGATAATGCGGTATCAGATGAGTTAGAAGAAGTAGTGTTCCTGGTGAAAGAAGGAAAAGTGGAGAAGAAGGTAGTAAAAACTGGTATTCAGGATATTAACTACATTGAAATCACCAGTGGGCTGAGTGGTAATGAGGAGATTGTAATAGCACCTTATAATGCAGTAAGTAAAACATTAAAGTCGGGTACCAAGGTAAAGGTGGTAGAAAAGGATAAGTTGTTTGAACGATGATCTCAGATTTGATGGATTGTTCGGATTAACAGGATTTGATTTCTACATCGTTGAAATTTTTTTGGCAGCCAGAATAGACTACTATTCTGGCTATTTTGTTTTAGTAACTAGTTATTTCATTTTCGTCCATCGATTTTTGAATAAGAATGGTGCTTGTTCTATTGATGTGTTGTTATAGGAGATTATGTAACGTGTTGCAAAGGTTAGAAACTGCTAAATTTGCCGACATCTATTAAATATGTCGATTCAATCAAGCATGAGTTTTGGCGTTATTGGAAGCGGAAGTTGGGCAACAGCCCTGGTGAAGATCTTGACCGATAACGGGCAACGTGTGAACTGGTGGGTGCGAAATGCTGCTCACAAAGATTATATCTATAAGCGTAAGCATAATCCTCAATACCTGACATCTGCACATCTGAATGTGTCCTTACTCAATATATCCTGCGATATCAATGACGTAGTGGCGGCCTCCAATACATTAGTACTGGCTGTA
This genomic interval from Flavisolibacter tropicus contains the following:
- a CDS encoding TonB-dependent receptor plug domain-containing protein, whose protein sequence is MRKVFAVAALITSSQLMAQADTTGHTLNEVVVTANKYPNKTSLTGKVVTIISRQDIERAGGRDLSQLITEQGGIYINGANSNAAKDKSIYVRGGRVEHTLITIDGVPVYDASGIGSNFDIRQISIDQVERVEILKGSQSTLYGSDAIAGVINIITRKSGTKPFGGYGAFNYGSFNTLHANVGLNGKQKQFDYSIGYSYSNTDGISEAEQPTSATKTFDKDGLKQHAFQANLRIQANSILVVKPYVRYSKNKGGYDAGGFTDGENYFYTVENLQAGVRNELKLGASKLNVLYNYNKVDRGYQQPTTASSYKANEHYAEAFAVIPFNKLTLTSGIDFRSSNTDQISGSVWVPNLSSDSVHHNQLGAYASLNFNSGNGFNLEGGGRFNHHSEYGSHFAFNLNPSYLIHEQWKVFANLSSGYKTPGLYQLFSNYGNRYLDPENSITWEGGLQFFTKDEKANVRATYFNRTINDVINFGFNSATMQSQYINQDKQKDHGFELEAKWKIIEQLQAKVMYSYVDGEVHTKAATKDTTYFNLYRRPQSQLNISWGSQLTKALYISAQANAIGKNKDVTFPPPTYEQKELTLDNYLLINFYAEYALLKNRLKIFADLRNLGDVHYNEIYGYNAPGFNGYGGFRFNF
- a CDS encoding APC family permease gives rise to the protein MSTKPKLGLFDLTMIVVGLVIGMGIFRTASDAASAAITPGVFFFAWVAGGLVALCGALTYAEIGSRFPVTGGYYKVFAECYHPSIAFAINCIILISNAASMSGVALIGSEYISQVIFDVEPTATTKAMIAMIPILIFYGINLMGLRMSAKTQNVLMIIKILMLVLLISSLFFTIGKDTPASAVAVTTTYSWSDYIKSFGVALIAVSFTYGGYQQTINFGDEVENPRRTIPRGIFIGIILIITLYLAVSFAYYKAIGFENLKTSRGIASIVAEQMFGPTGRYVASILLFIAVLAYVNVLLLSNPRVMYAMSTDGILPPAFKKKNEQKDVLTISLTAFAAIGIIVLFFAKTFDKILGFTIFLDCIGMATSAATIFILRKRTRHLDGTGIYKMAIYPVMPLIFIAAYIFVGISIWVSTPDLAWTAIAVFAAFLLIYFLVMGVKKKEIKGSLEKKETYEHHINQ
- a CDS encoding trans-sulfuration enzyme family protein, whose product is MPFHSEDPSSDLSYIINELGEDREHYFNAMAPPIMQTSNFAFHKVEDLRKAFEDEMSGYLYSRGLNPTTDILRKKLAAMDGAEDCLVFANGAAAIFAGVLPFVKAGDHIISVRHPYTWAQRTFDVILPRFGVSTTYVDGYTIEEFEKALQPNTTFIYLESPNSWTYAIQPIQEVAALAKKHGIITLIDNSYCTPLYQKPFELGIDLCMQTATKYIGGHSDTLGGVLTGTHKHMKKIFDSEYLNIGSGIAPFNAWLLIRGLRTLPARIERITRSTQQVLSYLKQHPKVDKILFPLDETFPQYSLAKQQMKGACGLLTFTVKEGTMERITNLCESLQHILMAVSWGGHESLILPKCAGIRPSHFDPNKVEHQYIRLYVGLEEPGYLIQDLEQALDKI
- a CDS encoding TolC family protein, with protein sequence MKQPLLCLLLLIGGSTVFGQEKWDLQKCVTYAITNNISVRQADLQSRFSKLDVHRNELSKYPGATFQTSVGYQFGRSENPTTGVLEDRNFLSSGIQLQTNVSLFNWYSKKNTIESSRLTNQADVAQVKKVQDDVALNVAVGYLQALLAKEQVKIASIQVQQNIAQLELTRKRVNAGALPELNAAELEAQVALDSSSLITAQSQVELQLLQLKAILNLDAAAPFDIEAPPVEMIPIEPLAELQPDRVYQLAIVNLPQQKVNDLRLQANQEAVRAAHGSMYPTLSAYGGLASNYVNLQSTQKIVPVPSAPTAATVTVDGTTYPVYAPSSNFLYGVTPYGEQLRNNFGQNIGLALSIPIFNNGTLRTNWERSKLNVQQAQLNIESSNQTLKQDIYKAYNDAVASLQKFTANQKAVTSAEKAFTFSQKRYDLSLMSTYELLNSQNNLLRARTQLLLAQFDYVFKMKLLEFYKGQGLKL
- a CDS encoding efflux RND transporter periplasmic adaptor subunit, encoding MNKTVKWILIGVGGVVALLAIMKFTAGASDSGVKVAVEKAAKRTIVETVNASGKVYPEIEVKVSPDISGEIVDLTVQEGDSVRKGQVLARIYADIYSSQRDQAAAQVSQSQASVANSSAALESLRAQLEQDQQAYTRNKQLFDEKVISKSEFEQYETKLRSSQAQFNAAQQNIRALQAGALSTSTQLQMANKNLGRATIVAPMSGVISMLNVKKGERVVGTAQMAGTEMMRVADMATMEVRVDVGENDIVKISIGDEADVQVDAYNNRKFKGQVTQIASSTKTGTAAVTSNDVTNYEVHIRLDPSSYADLMEPGKSKKFPFRPGMNASADIKTKRKENVIAVPITSVAARIKGSDKNIDQKKKEAKRGKDESEEDAVDNAVSDELEEVVFLVKEGKVEKKVVKTGIQDINYIEITSGLSGNEEIVIAPYNAVSKTLKSGTKVKVVEKDKLFER